One window of the Salminus brasiliensis chromosome 1, fSalBra1.hap2, whole genome shotgun sequence genome contains the following:
- the tbc1d8b gene encoding TBC1 domain family member 8B isoform X2: MWLKPEEVLLKSALKLWVTERSNQYFLLQRRRGYGEGGGGITGLLVGTLDTVLDSTAKVAPYRILHQTPDSQVYWSIACGASLEEISQHWDWLQVNIMRTLSVFDSGDDITSFVQGKIRGLIAEESKSGGGDEDPEGFREAVLRFERLFGLPKREKLVTYFSCSYWRGRVPNQGWIYLSTNFICFYSYLLGNEVKLVFSWDEVSRLERTSSVLLAESIRVSVRGEDHFFSMFLRLQQTFLLMQQLADYTITRLFDKETFSTDHPLSDPLHITQRALEVHARNQAFRAFFRLPQEENLCEVYESFLWVPFSHYNTLGKVCVSERYLCFASQDGSQCHLIIPLREVVSVELPDRSSRALSVCVRGKRAFRFSEVRDFERLAATIRRKCSTSSSPQHSASAQLPLCDDEEDVMVGQTQAAVSTEALMNVFHPHDAENLDPKMLKERMKEQSWQIHFAEYGRGSGMFCTKKTRDLVVRGVPETLRGELWMLFSGAVNDMATHPGYYATLLDECMGNSSLACDEIERDLHRSLPEHPAFQTDTGISALRRVLTAYAHRNPKIGYCQAMNILTSVLLLYAKEEEAFWLLVAVCERMLPDYFNRRIIGALVDQAVFEELIRDHLTALTDHMTDLSFFSSVSLSWFLTLFISVLPIESAVNVVDCFFYDGIRAVLQLALAVLHYNMDNLLCCHDDAEAVTILNRFFDSVTNKDSPLPATVQQASAPANNKPAQSVDISDLIKEAYERFGEIRWEEVENMRKRSKLYVIQTLEETTKQNVLRVVAQDVKFSGPQLDELYLLFKRQHFISCYWSVCSSALQNHDPSLPYLDQYQLGQSQFTALFNLLLPWTPNTHDHTRSHSHTHSHLHSLARSVFRLADENADGLVNFKEFICTLDILYNGSFTEKLKFLFKLHLQPGGPICKTFGPSASTLPAEELSLSTRFSECADDGVIRKSPERGRGKIDLQEYLKQWQDELQKKEESIKDLPRIKQTQFVRLSKTLYSVFHGDEEEESLYRAVARVTSLLLRMEEVGRRLQDNSPTKTPQTNPNTTPQTNPDTPADSDSAPTPLTPEPCSGGDHSPNTPPPPDSSPSDTSPPSTATSSPTGTSSSAIDTPVETPGDSSTAGEDWSFSFEQILASLLNEPAVVRFFERTVDAHKLIENARRNQLRDAR, translated from the exons ATGTGGCTCAAGCCCGAAGAGGTGCTGCTGAAGAGCGCGCTGAAGCTATGGGTCACCGAGAGGTCCAACCAGTACTTCCTGCTGCAGCGGCGGCGGGGCTACGGGGAGGGCGGCGGAGGCATCACTG GTCTGCTGGTTGGGACGCTGGACACAGTGCTGGACTCCACAGCTAAAGTGGCTCCATATCGAATCTTACACCAAACCCCTGATTCACAGGTGTACTGGAGCATCGCCTGCG gtgcctctctggaggagatctctCAGCACTGGGATTGGCTGCAGGTGAACATCATGAGAACTCTCTCTGTGTTCGACTCCGGTGATGACATCACCAGCTTCGTACAGGGCAAGATTCGA GGTCTGATAGCCGAGGAGAGTAAATCTGGGGGTGGTGATGAAGACCCGGAGGGGTTTCGCGAGGCAGTGCTGAGGTTCGAGCGTCTGTTCGGACTGCCGAAGCGAGAGAAGCTGGTGACGTATTTCTCCTGTAGCTACTGGAGAGGACGAGTTCCAAACCAGGGCTGGATCTACCTCAGCACCAACTTTATCTGCTTCTACTCCTATCTGCTGGGCAATGAGG TGAAACTGGTGTTCTCGTGGGATGAGGTGAGCCGCTTGGAGCGCACATCCAGCGTGTTGCTGGCAGAGAGTATCCGTGTGAGTGTGCGAGGGGAGGATCATTTCTTCTCCATGTTTCTACGGCTCCAGCAGACCTTCCTGCTCATGCAGCAGCTCGCCGACTACACCATCACGCGGCTGTTCGACAAGGAGACCTTCAGCACAGACCACCCACTGTCTGACCCACTGCACATCACTCAGAG GGCTCTCGAAGTACATGCAAGGAACCAGGCCTTCCGGGCGTTTTTCCGCCTTCCACAAGAGGAGAACCTGTGTGAGGTTTATGAGAGTTTCCTCTGGGTTCCCTTCAGCCACTACAACACGCTCGGAAAAGTCTGTGTGTCAGAGCGATACCTCTGCTTTGCCAGCCAGGACGGCAGCCAGtgccacctcatcatccccctgcgggag GTGGTCAGTGTGGAGCTGCCCGATCGCAGTAGTCGTgcgctgagtgtgtgtgttcgggGGAAAAGGGCCTTCCGCTTTTCAGAGGTGCGTGACTTTGAGCGCTTGGCTGCGACCATCCGCAGAAAGTGCTCTACTTCATCGAGCCCTCAGCACTCTGCCAGCGCTCAG CTGCCTCTGTGTGATGATGAGGAGGACGTGATGGTTGGTCAGACTCAGGCTGCCGTTAGCACAGAGGCTCTGATGAATGTTTTCCACCCACATGACGCCGAAAACCTTGACCCCAAAATG CTGAAAGAGCGAATGAAGGAGCAGTCGTGGCAGATCCACTTTGCGGAGTACGGCCGGGGGAGCGGGATGTTCTGCACCAAGAAAACCAGAGATCTTGTTGTACGCGGAGTTCCAGAGACACTCCGTGGAGAACTGTGGATGCTATTCTcag gtgcagTAAACGACATGGCCACTCACCCGGGTTACTATGCGACATTGCTGGATGAGTGTATGGGCAACAGCTCCTTGGCATGTGATGAGATCGAGCGGGATTTGCACCGCTCTCTCCCAGAACACCCAGCGTTCCAGACGGACACTGGGATATCGGCCCTGCGCAGAGTGCTGACCGCTTACGCTCACCGCAACCCCAAAATAGGATACTGCCAG GCGATGaatattctgacctcagtgCTGCTGCTCTATGCTAAAGAGGAGGAAGCATTCTGGCTGCTGGTAGCTGTGTGTGAGAGGATGCTACCGGACTACTTCAACCGCAGAatcattg GTGCGCTGGTTGACCAGGCCGTGTTTGAGGAGCTGATCCGTGATCACCTGACAGCACTGACCGATCACATGACCGATCTGTCGTTCTTCTCGTCAGTTTCGTTGTCATGGTTTTTGACGCTGTTCATCAGCGTGCTGCCCATCGAGAGCGCCGTCAACGTGGTGGATTGTTTCTTCTACGACGGGATACGCGCTGTCCTGCAGCTTGCCCTTGCCGTCCTGCACTACAACATGGACAACCTGCTCTGTTGCCACGACGATGCAGAGGCTGTCACCATCCTTAACAG GTTTTTTGACAGTGTGACAAATAAGGACAGTCCTCTCCCTGCCACTGTCCAGCAGGCCTCCGCACCAGCCAATAACAAACCAGCTCAGAGCGTCGACATCAGCGACCTCATCAAAGAGGCCTATGAG agattTGGGGAGATTCGGTGGGAGGAGGTGGAGAATATGAGGAAACGGAGTAAACTTTACGTCATTCAAACCCTGGAGGAGACCACCAAACAAAACGTC ttgcGAGTTGTTGCTCAAGACGTAAAGTTCAGTGGCCCTCAGCTGGATGAGCTCTATTTACTTTTTAAG agacagCACTTTATCAGCTGTTACTGGTCCGTATGCAGTTCGGCTCTGCAGAATCACGACCCTAGTCTGCCGTATTTGGATCAGTACCAGCTGGGTCAGTCTCAGTTCACCGCACTGTTCAACTTGCTGCTTCCCTGGACTCCCAATACACACGATCACACACGatcacactcgcacacacactcacacttacactcaTTGGCACGCTCAGTATTCCGTCTGGCTGATGAGAATGCAGATGGACTGGTCAACTTCAAAGAGTTCATCTGCACCCTAG acatCCTGTACAATGGCTCATTCacagaaaagctgaagtttCTCTTCAAACTTCATCTGCAGCCAG GTGGTCCGATCTGTAAGACTTTTGGACCTTCTGCCTCTACTCTTCCAGCTGAAGAACTCTCTCTTTCTACTCGTTTTTCTG aGTGTGCGGATGATGGCGTGATCAGGAAAAGTCCAGAGAGAG gTCGAGGGAAGATTGATCTACAGGAGTATCTAAAACAGTGGCAGGACGAGTTACAGAAAAAAGAGGAGAGCATAAAAGACCTGCCCAGGATCAAacag ACCCAGTTTGTCCGTTTGTCCAAGACACTCTACAGTGTATTCCATGGTGATGAGGAAGAGGAGTCTCTGTACCGTGCTGTTGCCCGGGTAACCAGCTTGCTGCTGCGCATGGAGGAAGTGGGGCGAAGACTACAGGACAACAGCCCGACCAAAACACCCCAAACTAACCCCAACACAACACCCCAAACTAACCCCGACACCCCTGCAGATTCAGACTCTGCCCCTACCCCACTGACCCCGGAGCCCTGTTCAGGGGGTGATCATTCCCCCAACACTCCCCCACCTCCTGACTCCAGCCCCTCAGACACCAGCCCCCCCTCCACCGCCACCAGCAGCCCCACGGGCACCAGCAGCTCTGCCATCGACACACCGGTGGAAACACCTGGCGATTCCTCCACAGCAGGGGAGGACTGGAGTTTCTCTTTCGAGCAGATTCTGGCGTCTCTGCTGAACGAGCCAGCTGTAGTGCGCTTCTTTGAGAGAACCGTCGACGCACACAAGCTCATCGAGAATGCACGTAGGAACCAGCTCAGAGACGCACGCTGA
- the tbc1d8b gene encoding TBC1 domain family member 8B isoform X3, whose protein sequence is MWLKPEEVLLKSALKLWVTERSNQYFLLQRRRGYGEGGGGITGLLVGTLDTVLDSTAKVAPYRILHQTPDSQVYWSIACGASLEEISQHWDWLQVNIMRTLSVFDSGDDITSFVQGKIRGLIAEESKSGGGDEDPEGFREAVLRFERLFGLPKREKLVTYFSCSYWRGRVPNQGWIYLSTNFICFYSYLLGNEVKLVFSWDEVSRLERTSSVLLAESIRVSVRGEDHFFSMFLRLQQTFLLMQQLADYTITRLFDKETFSTDHPLSDPLHITQRALEVHARNQAFRAFFRLPQEENLCEVYESFLWVPFSHYNTLGKVCVSERYLCFASQDGSQCHLIIPLREVVSVELPDRSSRALSVCVRGKRAFRFSEVRDFERLAATIRRKCSTSSSPQHSASAQLPLCDDEEDVMVGQTQAAVSTEALMNVFHPHDAENLDPKMLKERMKEQSWQIHFAEYGRGSGMFCTKKTRDLVVRGVPETLRGELWMLFSGAVNDMATHPGYYATLLDECMGNSSLACDEIERDLHRSLPEHPAFQTDTGISALRRVLTAYAHRNPKIGYCQAMNILTSVLLLYAKEEEAFWLLVAVCERMLPDYFNRRIIGALVDQAVFEELIRDHLTALTDHMTDLSFFSSVSLSWFLTLFISVLPIESAVNVVDCFFYDGIRAVLQLALAVLHYNMDNLLCCHDDAEAVTILNRFFDSVTNKDSPLPATVQQASAPANNKPAQSVDISDLIKEAYERFGEIRWEEVENMRKRSKLYVIQTLEETTKQNVLRVVAQDVKFSGPQLDELYLLFKRQHFISCYWSVCSSALQNHDPSLPYLDQYQLGQSQFTALFNLLLPWTPNTHDHTRSHSHTHSHLHSLARSVFRLADENADGLVNFKEFICTLDILYNGSFTEKLKFLFKLHLQPECADDGVIRKSPERGRGKIDLQEYLKQWQDELQKKEESIKDLPRIKQTQFVRLSKTLYSVFHGDEEEESLYRAVARVTSLLLRMEEVGRRLQDNSPTKTPQTNPNTTPQTNPDTPADSDSAPTPLTPEPCSGGDHSPNTPPPPDSSPSDTSPPSTATSSPTGTSSSAIDTPVETPGDSSTAGEDWSFSFEQILASLLNEPAVVRFFERTVDAHKLIENARRNQLRDAR, encoded by the exons ATGTGGCTCAAGCCCGAAGAGGTGCTGCTGAAGAGCGCGCTGAAGCTATGGGTCACCGAGAGGTCCAACCAGTACTTCCTGCTGCAGCGGCGGCGGGGCTACGGGGAGGGCGGCGGAGGCATCACTG GTCTGCTGGTTGGGACGCTGGACACAGTGCTGGACTCCACAGCTAAAGTGGCTCCATATCGAATCTTACACCAAACCCCTGATTCACAGGTGTACTGGAGCATCGCCTGCG gtgcctctctggaggagatctctCAGCACTGGGATTGGCTGCAGGTGAACATCATGAGAACTCTCTCTGTGTTCGACTCCGGTGATGACATCACCAGCTTCGTACAGGGCAAGATTCGA GGTCTGATAGCCGAGGAGAGTAAATCTGGGGGTGGTGATGAAGACCCGGAGGGGTTTCGCGAGGCAGTGCTGAGGTTCGAGCGTCTGTTCGGACTGCCGAAGCGAGAGAAGCTGGTGACGTATTTCTCCTGTAGCTACTGGAGAGGACGAGTTCCAAACCAGGGCTGGATCTACCTCAGCACCAACTTTATCTGCTTCTACTCCTATCTGCTGGGCAATGAGG TGAAACTGGTGTTCTCGTGGGATGAGGTGAGCCGCTTGGAGCGCACATCCAGCGTGTTGCTGGCAGAGAGTATCCGTGTGAGTGTGCGAGGGGAGGATCATTTCTTCTCCATGTTTCTACGGCTCCAGCAGACCTTCCTGCTCATGCAGCAGCTCGCCGACTACACCATCACGCGGCTGTTCGACAAGGAGACCTTCAGCACAGACCACCCACTGTCTGACCCACTGCACATCACTCAGAG GGCTCTCGAAGTACATGCAAGGAACCAGGCCTTCCGGGCGTTTTTCCGCCTTCCACAAGAGGAGAACCTGTGTGAGGTTTATGAGAGTTTCCTCTGGGTTCCCTTCAGCCACTACAACACGCTCGGAAAAGTCTGTGTGTCAGAGCGATACCTCTGCTTTGCCAGCCAGGACGGCAGCCAGtgccacctcatcatccccctgcgggag GTGGTCAGTGTGGAGCTGCCCGATCGCAGTAGTCGTgcgctgagtgtgtgtgttcgggGGAAAAGGGCCTTCCGCTTTTCAGAGGTGCGTGACTTTGAGCGCTTGGCTGCGACCATCCGCAGAAAGTGCTCTACTTCATCGAGCCCTCAGCACTCTGCCAGCGCTCAG CTGCCTCTGTGTGATGATGAGGAGGACGTGATGGTTGGTCAGACTCAGGCTGCCGTTAGCACAGAGGCTCTGATGAATGTTTTCCACCCACATGACGCCGAAAACCTTGACCCCAAAATG CTGAAAGAGCGAATGAAGGAGCAGTCGTGGCAGATCCACTTTGCGGAGTACGGCCGGGGGAGCGGGATGTTCTGCACCAAGAAAACCAGAGATCTTGTTGTACGCGGAGTTCCAGAGACACTCCGTGGAGAACTGTGGATGCTATTCTcag gtgcagTAAACGACATGGCCACTCACCCGGGTTACTATGCGACATTGCTGGATGAGTGTATGGGCAACAGCTCCTTGGCATGTGATGAGATCGAGCGGGATTTGCACCGCTCTCTCCCAGAACACCCAGCGTTCCAGACGGACACTGGGATATCGGCCCTGCGCAGAGTGCTGACCGCTTACGCTCACCGCAACCCCAAAATAGGATACTGCCAG GCGATGaatattctgacctcagtgCTGCTGCTCTATGCTAAAGAGGAGGAAGCATTCTGGCTGCTGGTAGCTGTGTGTGAGAGGATGCTACCGGACTACTTCAACCGCAGAatcattg GTGCGCTGGTTGACCAGGCCGTGTTTGAGGAGCTGATCCGTGATCACCTGACAGCACTGACCGATCACATGACCGATCTGTCGTTCTTCTCGTCAGTTTCGTTGTCATGGTTTTTGACGCTGTTCATCAGCGTGCTGCCCATCGAGAGCGCCGTCAACGTGGTGGATTGTTTCTTCTACGACGGGATACGCGCTGTCCTGCAGCTTGCCCTTGCCGTCCTGCACTACAACATGGACAACCTGCTCTGTTGCCACGACGATGCAGAGGCTGTCACCATCCTTAACAG GTTTTTTGACAGTGTGACAAATAAGGACAGTCCTCTCCCTGCCACTGTCCAGCAGGCCTCCGCACCAGCCAATAACAAACCAGCTCAGAGCGTCGACATCAGCGACCTCATCAAAGAGGCCTATGAG agattTGGGGAGATTCGGTGGGAGGAGGTGGAGAATATGAGGAAACGGAGTAAACTTTACGTCATTCAAACCCTGGAGGAGACCACCAAACAAAACGTC ttgcGAGTTGTTGCTCAAGACGTAAAGTTCAGTGGCCCTCAGCTGGATGAGCTCTATTTACTTTTTAAG agacagCACTTTATCAGCTGTTACTGGTCCGTATGCAGTTCGGCTCTGCAGAATCACGACCCTAGTCTGCCGTATTTGGATCAGTACCAGCTGGGTCAGTCTCAGTTCACCGCACTGTTCAACTTGCTGCTTCCCTGGACTCCCAATACACACGATCACACACGatcacactcgcacacacactcacacttacactcaTTGGCACGCTCAGTATTCCGTCTGGCTGATGAGAATGCAGATGGACTGGTCAACTTCAAAGAGTTCATCTGCACCCTAG acatCCTGTACAATGGCTCATTCacagaaaagctgaagtttCTCTTCAAACTTCATCTGCAGCCAG aGTGTGCGGATGATGGCGTGATCAGGAAAAGTCCAGAGAGAG gTCGAGGGAAGATTGATCTACAGGAGTATCTAAAACAGTGGCAGGACGAGTTACAGAAAAAAGAGGAGAGCATAAAAGACCTGCCCAGGATCAAacag ACCCAGTTTGTCCGTTTGTCCAAGACACTCTACAGTGTATTCCATGGTGATGAGGAAGAGGAGTCTCTGTACCGTGCTGTTGCCCGGGTAACCAGCTTGCTGCTGCGCATGGAGGAAGTGGGGCGAAGACTACAGGACAACAGCCCGACCAAAACACCCCAAACTAACCCCAACACAACACCCCAAACTAACCCCGACACCCCTGCAGATTCAGACTCTGCCCCTACCCCACTGACCCCGGAGCCCTGTTCAGGGGGTGATCATTCCCCCAACACTCCCCCACCTCCTGACTCCAGCCCCTCAGACACCAGCCCCCCCTCCACCGCCACCAGCAGCCCCACGGGCACCAGCAGCTCTGCCATCGACACACCGGTGGAAACACCTGGCGATTCCTCCACAGCAGGGGAGGACTGGAGTTTCTCTTTCGAGCAGATTCTGGCGTCTCTGCTGAACGAGCCAGCTGTAGTGCGCTTCTTTGAGAGAACCGTCGACGCACACAAGCTCATCGAGAATGCACGTAGGAACCAGCTCAGAGACGCACGCTGA
- the tbc1d8b gene encoding TBC1 domain family member 8B isoform X1, whose product MWLKPEEVLLKSALKLWVTERSNQYFLLQRRRGYGEGGGGITGLLVGTLDTVLDSTAKVAPYRILHQTPDSQVYWSIACGASLEEISQHWDWLQVNIMRTLSVFDSGDDITSFVQGKIRGLIAEESKSGGGDEDPEGFREAVLRFERLFGLPKREKLVTYFSCSYWRGRVPNQGWIYLSTNFICFYSYLLGNEVKLVFSWDEVSRLERTSSVLLAESIRVSVRGEDHFFSMFLRLQQTFLLMQQLADYTITRLFDKETFSTDHPLSDPLHITQRALEVHARNQAFRAFFRLPQEENLCEVYESFLWVPFSHYNTLGKVCVSERYLCFASQDGSQCHLIIPLREVVSVELPDRSSRALSVCVRGKRAFRFSEVRDFERLAATIRRKCSTSSSPQHSASAQLPLCDDEEDVMVGQTQAAVSTEALMNVFHPHDAENLDPKMLKERMKEQSWQIHFAEYGRGSGMFCTKKTRDLVVRGVPETLRGELWMLFSGAVNDMATHPGYYATLLDECMGNSSLACDEIERDLHRSLPEHPAFQTDTGISALRRVLTAYAHRNPKIGYCQAMNILTSVLLLYAKEEEAFWLLVAVCERMLPDYFNRRIIGALVDQAVFEELIRDHLTALTDHMTDLSFFSSVSLSWFLTLFISVLPIESAVNVVDCFFYDGIRAVLQLALAVLHYNMDNLLCCHDDAEAVTILNRFFDSVTNKDSPLPATVQQASAPANNKPAQSVDISDLIKEAYERFGEIRWEEVENMRKRSKLYVIQTLEETTKQNVLRVVAQDVKFSGPQLDELYLLFKRQHFISCYWSVCSSALQNHDPSLPYLDQYQLGQSQFTALFNLLLPWTPNTHDHTRSHSHTHSHLHSLARSVFRLADENADGLVNFKEFICTLDILYNGSFTEKLKFLFKLHLQPAGGPICKTFGPSASTLPAEELSLSTRFSECADDGVIRKSPERGRGKIDLQEYLKQWQDELQKKEESIKDLPRIKQTQFVRLSKTLYSVFHGDEEEESLYRAVARVTSLLLRMEEVGRRLQDNSPTKTPQTNPNTTPQTNPDTPADSDSAPTPLTPEPCSGGDHSPNTPPPPDSSPSDTSPPSTATSSPTGTSSSAIDTPVETPGDSSTAGEDWSFSFEQILASLLNEPAVVRFFERTVDAHKLIENARRNQLRDAR is encoded by the exons ATGTGGCTCAAGCCCGAAGAGGTGCTGCTGAAGAGCGCGCTGAAGCTATGGGTCACCGAGAGGTCCAACCAGTACTTCCTGCTGCAGCGGCGGCGGGGCTACGGGGAGGGCGGCGGAGGCATCACTG GTCTGCTGGTTGGGACGCTGGACACAGTGCTGGACTCCACAGCTAAAGTGGCTCCATATCGAATCTTACACCAAACCCCTGATTCACAGGTGTACTGGAGCATCGCCTGCG gtgcctctctggaggagatctctCAGCACTGGGATTGGCTGCAGGTGAACATCATGAGAACTCTCTCTGTGTTCGACTCCGGTGATGACATCACCAGCTTCGTACAGGGCAAGATTCGA GGTCTGATAGCCGAGGAGAGTAAATCTGGGGGTGGTGATGAAGACCCGGAGGGGTTTCGCGAGGCAGTGCTGAGGTTCGAGCGTCTGTTCGGACTGCCGAAGCGAGAGAAGCTGGTGACGTATTTCTCCTGTAGCTACTGGAGAGGACGAGTTCCAAACCAGGGCTGGATCTACCTCAGCACCAACTTTATCTGCTTCTACTCCTATCTGCTGGGCAATGAGG TGAAACTGGTGTTCTCGTGGGATGAGGTGAGCCGCTTGGAGCGCACATCCAGCGTGTTGCTGGCAGAGAGTATCCGTGTGAGTGTGCGAGGGGAGGATCATTTCTTCTCCATGTTTCTACGGCTCCAGCAGACCTTCCTGCTCATGCAGCAGCTCGCCGACTACACCATCACGCGGCTGTTCGACAAGGAGACCTTCAGCACAGACCACCCACTGTCTGACCCACTGCACATCACTCAGAG GGCTCTCGAAGTACATGCAAGGAACCAGGCCTTCCGGGCGTTTTTCCGCCTTCCACAAGAGGAGAACCTGTGTGAGGTTTATGAGAGTTTCCTCTGGGTTCCCTTCAGCCACTACAACACGCTCGGAAAAGTCTGTGTGTCAGAGCGATACCTCTGCTTTGCCAGCCAGGACGGCAGCCAGtgccacctcatcatccccctgcgggag GTGGTCAGTGTGGAGCTGCCCGATCGCAGTAGTCGTgcgctgagtgtgtgtgttcgggGGAAAAGGGCCTTCCGCTTTTCAGAGGTGCGTGACTTTGAGCGCTTGGCTGCGACCATCCGCAGAAAGTGCTCTACTTCATCGAGCCCTCAGCACTCTGCCAGCGCTCAG CTGCCTCTGTGTGATGATGAGGAGGACGTGATGGTTGGTCAGACTCAGGCTGCCGTTAGCACAGAGGCTCTGATGAATGTTTTCCACCCACATGACGCCGAAAACCTTGACCCCAAAATG CTGAAAGAGCGAATGAAGGAGCAGTCGTGGCAGATCCACTTTGCGGAGTACGGCCGGGGGAGCGGGATGTTCTGCACCAAGAAAACCAGAGATCTTGTTGTACGCGGAGTTCCAGAGACACTCCGTGGAGAACTGTGGATGCTATTCTcag gtgcagTAAACGACATGGCCACTCACCCGGGTTACTATGCGACATTGCTGGATGAGTGTATGGGCAACAGCTCCTTGGCATGTGATGAGATCGAGCGGGATTTGCACCGCTCTCTCCCAGAACACCCAGCGTTCCAGACGGACACTGGGATATCGGCCCTGCGCAGAGTGCTGACCGCTTACGCTCACCGCAACCCCAAAATAGGATACTGCCAG GCGATGaatattctgacctcagtgCTGCTGCTCTATGCTAAAGAGGAGGAAGCATTCTGGCTGCTGGTAGCTGTGTGTGAGAGGATGCTACCGGACTACTTCAACCGCAGAatcattg GTGCGCTGGTTGACCAGGCCGTGTTTGAGGAGCTGATCCGTGATCACCTGACAGCACTGACCGATCACATGACCGATCTGTCGTTCTTCTCGTCAGTTTCGTTGTCATGGTTTTTGACGCTGTTCATCAGCGTGCTGCCCATCGAGAGCGCCGTCAACGTGGTGGATTGTTTCTTCTACGACGGGATACGCGCTGTCCTGCAGCTTGCCCTTGCCGTCCTGCACTACAACATGGACAACCTGCTCTGTTGCCACGACGATGCAGAGGCTGTCACCATCCTTAACAG GTTTTTTGACAGTGTGACAAATAAGGACAGTCCTCTCCCTGCCACTGTCCAGCAGGCCTCCGCACCAGCCAATAACAAACCAGCTCAGAGCGTCGACATCAGCGACCTCATCAAAGAGGCCTATGAG agattTGGGGAGATTCGGTGGGAGGAGGTGGAGAATATGAGGAAACGGAGTAAACTTTACGTCATTCAAACCCTGGAGGAGACCACCAAACAAAACGTC ttgcGAGTTGTTGCTCAAGACGTAAAGTTCAGTGGCCCTCAGCTGGATGAGCTCTATTTACTTTTTAAG agacagCACTTTATCAGCTGTTACTGGTCCGTATGCAGTTCGGCTCTGCAGAATCACGACCCTAGTCTGCCGTATTTGGATCAGTACCAGCTGGGTCAGTCTCAGTTCACCGCACTGTTCAACTTGCTGCTTCCCTGGACTCCCAATACACACGATCACACACGatcacactcgcacacacactcacacttacactcaTTGGCACGCTCAGTATTCCGTCTGGCTGATGAGAATGCAGATGGACTGGTCAACTTCAAAGAGTTCATCTGCACCCTAG acatCCTGTACAATGGCTCATTCacagaaaagctgaagtttCTCTTCAAACTTCATCTGCAGCCAG cagGTGGTCCGATCTGTAAGACTTTTGGACCTTCTGCCTCTACTCTTCCAGCTGAAGAACTCTCTCTTTCTACTCGTTTTTCTG aGTGTGCGGATGATGGCGTGATCAGGAAAAGTCCAGAGAGAG gTCGAGGGAAGATTGATCTACAGGAGTATCTAAAACAGTGGCAGGACGAGTTACAGAAAAAAGAGGAGAGCATAAAAGACCTGCCCAGGATCAAacag ACCCAGTTTGTCCGTTTGTCCAAGACACTCTACAGTGTATTCCATGGTGATGAGGAAGAGGAGTCTCTGTACCGTGCTGTTGCCCGGGTAACCAGCTTGCTGCTGCGCATGGAGGAAGTGGGGCGAAGACTACAGGACAACAGCCCGACCAAAACACCCCAAACTAACCCCAACACAACACCCCAAACTAACCCCGACACCCCTGCAGATTCAGACTCTGCCCCTACCCCACTGACCCCGGAGCCCTGTTCAGGGGGTGATCATTCCCCCAACACTCCCCCACCTCCTGACTCCAGCCCCTCAGACACCAGCCCCCCCTCCACCGCCACCAGCAGCCCCACGGGCACCAGCAGCTCTGCCATCGACACACCGGTGGAAACACCTGGCGATTCCTCCACAGCAGGGGAGGACTGGAGTTTCTCTTTCGAGCAGATTCTGGCGTCTCTGCTGAACGAGCCAGCTGTAGTGCGCTTCTTTGAGAGAACCGTCGACGCACACAAGCTCATCGAGAATGCACGTAGGAACCAGCTCAGAGACGCACGCTGA